TATCTGACTGAGAGCCGGCTCTTACAAATGCATCGGCCTCTGCCTGAATTTGAACCTGAGCTTGCGCCGTGCCCACCTGAAGAATGATCATAAATGCCCATATGACACAAGCACTTAAAATTCGTTGTATGTTTTTGTTCATGATTTGATTGTTTTTAGTTAGAAGTTCAATTACAGACGGACATAGTTTTCCTGTCTTTAAATAGTCATATTTAAAATTTACTAGTGAAATATGTATGCTTACTTTTATCTCCTATTCATAGCCTGCATTTTGTGGCAGCAGGTTTGGATTTCTGTCCAATTCATCCTGCGGCAATGGCAAGTAGTAGTGTTTTGATGGATCAAAGTTTGGCTGAGGCTCCATTGAATTAGCGCCCAGGAAAACCTCGTTACCCAATTTTCTTCTTTTGATGTCGTACCACCTTTTAAACTCAAAGGCCAATTCCACCCGACGTTCTTCCATCACTGTTGCTCTGAATGCAGCCGCGTCTGCGGCCTCTATGGCACTCACATCTGCAGGGGTGGAAGCTCCATTTCTGGCTCTTGCTCTTACTTGATTGATATAGCCCTGCGCCTCAGCTGATGGGCCACTGATTTCATTCAGTGCTTCTGCCGCAATCAGGAGTACCTCGGCATAGCGAAAGAAAGCGTAGTTGTTGTCCGTTTTCCGGCCCTCGTTCTGTGCATTTCCATAAAATCTAAAATACTTCGCACAGTGTGGCCGTTTTTCGAAGGGATAGTCAGGATAACTTACCAGTGAATCTCCGATAAGGGTGGCAGACTCAAAAGTCACCGCTTTGCGATAATCTGAATCTGAAAAAGAATCGAATACAGCCATGGTAGGAACATTTACGCCCCAACCATTTTTGTCCGCTCCTCTAATACCTGTCATCGCACCCATGAAATCGTCATTAAGGTTGTTCTTTGTCACCAGTCCTAAATAATCCAGTGAAAAGATGGTTTCAACTTGGTCATCCTGAAGGGCAGAGTTGAATAAATCCTGAAAGTCTGGGACCAAATCATAATTGAGCGCGGCACGATTGTCTATCACCCACTTGGCATTGTCATAGGCATCCTGCCAATTTCCCAGTGTCAGATGCACGGACGCTAAAAGTGTATAGGCACTGCCACTTGTAGCACGACTCCTGATATTCCCAGGATGCTGCATGGGCAGATGCTCTCTGGCAAATTCCAGATCTTTGATGATGAACTGATAAACTTCATCCTCGGAAGTTTTGCTCAAAGTCGGCAGATCATTGGCCGGAGTGGTCTCAGTGACATACGGGATATCACCGAAAAGCCTGACCAAATGATAGTATATCAGTGCTCTTACAAATCGAGCTTCTCCCTCCAGTGCTCTTTTCACTTCAGGGTCAGCTGAAACATTTTGAGCTCCGAAAACGGCATTGTTGGCGGAAGCAATGATCTGATAGGATGCTGGCCAAAACTCTGTAATCATGCCATTCGTGGCATCCATGGTAAACTCATTGATCTCGATGCGTCTGGCAGCAGTTGAAGTATTTCCTATGTCCGCCATGTCGCTTAATAGCTGAATGGTGGTAGACAACTTGCGCCCCCAGAAGGTTTCCTGGGTCATCAGTCCATAGGCTCCAAAAATGCCCATTTCGACATCACCCGGGGTTCTGAAAAAACCATCCGGAGCCAGGTTACCGATAGGATCTTCCTCCAGATCTGCACAATTGAAGGTGCCAAAAGCGAGTGCGAAAAGTAATATTTTATTTAGGTATTTCATCTGAATTAATGTCTTGTTTTGAAACGATTAAAATCCAACACTCAGTCCAACG
This Marinoscillum sp. 108 DNA region includes the following protein-coding sequences:
- a CDS encoding RagB/SusD family nutrient uptake outer membrane protein encodes the protein MKYLNKILLFALAFGTFNCADLEEDPIGNLAPDGFFRTPGDVEMGIFGAYGLMTQETFWGRKLSTTIQLLSDMADIGNTSTAARRIEINEFTMDATNGMITEFWPASYQIIASANNAVFGAQNVSADPEVKRALEGEARFVRALIYYHLVRLFGDIPYVTETTPANDLPTLSKTSEDEVYQFIIKDLEFAREHLPMQHPGNIRSRATSGSAYTLLASVHLTLGNWQDAYDNAKWVIDNRAALNYDLVPDFQDLFNSALQDDQVETIFSLDYLGLVTKNNLNDDFMGAMTGIRGADKNGWGVNVPTMAVFDSFSDSDYRKAVTFESATLIGDSLVSYPDYPFEKRPHCAKYFRFYGNAQNEGRKTDNNYAFFRYAEVLLIAAEALNEISGPSAEAQGYINQVRARARNGASTPADVSAIEAADAAAFRATVMEERRVELAFEFKRWYDIKRRKLGNEVFLGANSMEPQPNFDPSKHYYLPLPQDELDRNPNLLPQNAGYE